The Arachis hypogaea cultivar Tifrunner chromosome 14, arahy.Tifrunner.gnm2.J5K5, whole genome shotgun sequence genome has a segment encoding these proteins:
- the LOC140178868 gene encoding uncharacterized protein, with protein MARIKKDPSLKHILDEIETGGSYCYDEVICAVCDTEQPIRKQQFHCDDCRICRVGGQENYFHCEKCGSSTARSVGLVIQLHYVTIIVWRTSWACALLMLLLLDMFETIDIENFYI; from the exons ATGGCACGCATAAAAAAAGATCCGTCTTTGAAGCATATTTTAGATGAGATAGAGACTGGTGGTTCCTACTGCTATGATGAG GTTATTTGTGCAGTTTGTGACACTGAGCAGCCG ATACGGAAACAACAGTTTCATTGTGATGATTGTAGAATCTGTAG GGTTGGTGGTCAAGAGAATTATTTCCACTGCGAGAAGTGTGGTTCTTCCACTGCGAGAAGTGTG GGTCTTGTTATTCAGTTACACTACGTGACAATCATTGTGTGGAGAACTTCATGGGCATGTGCATTACTGATGCTGCTGTTATTGGATATGTTTGAAACTATTGACATTGAGAActtttatatatag